The following proteins are encoded in a genomic region of Candidatus Cloacimonadota bacterium:
- a CDS encoding PH domain-containing protein, whose protein sequence is MDNIAYKPEPQLKRYWNLLSFIFFLLIALVLFTIMLFTKEYLLLLILITPFVLNEIFYLWYIAAFFKSLEYRIERDGVKAKKGVFWRKKTAVPYHKITNIDITQGPLQRLFGLSSLHIQTAGVAGPEGSRAELLMYGMHDCDAIKELIMSHIQMPDSD, encoded by the coding sequence ATGGATAATATAGCTTATAAACCAGAACCACAACTTAAAAGATATTGGAACCTCTTAAGTTTTATCTTCTTTTTGTTAATAGCTCTAGTTCTATTTACCATCATGTTGTTTACCAAAGAGTATTTATTGCTTTTAATTTTGATCACTCCTTTTGTGCTTAACGAAATCTTTTACCTGTGGTATATCGCAGCTTTTTTCAAAAGTTTAGAGTATCGCATTGAACGTGATGGAGTAAAAGCTAAGAAGGGAGTCTTTTGGCGCAAAAAAACTGCTGTACCCTATCATAAAATTACCAATATAGATATTACACAGGGACCTCTCCAGCGTCTTTTTGGCTTGAGTTCCCTGCATATTCAGACTGCTGGAGTTGCCGGTCCTGAAGGCTCCAGGGCAGAATTGCTTATGTATGGTATGCATGATTGTGACGCCATCAAAGAACTTATAATGAGTCATATCCAAATGCCCGACTCGGATTT